The sequence below is a genomic window from Lolium perenne isolate Kyuss_39 chromosome 7, Kyuss_2.0, whole genome shotgun sequence.
CATCGGGGCAGCTGAAACACCAGTTTGGTCCACTGATATTATCAATACTGCATCCAAAAACAGCAGCAACAGCACCATTGCTGTTGCTGTGCTCACCAACAATGGGAACCTGGTCATACGGCATGCCTCAGACCCATCTCAGCAGGTTTGGTGGCAGAGCTTTGACTACCCAACTGATGTCTTTCTCCCTGGATCCAAGCTTGGTAGGAACAAGGTCACTGGTTTGAATCGTGTATTCATCTCAAAGAAGAACCGCATCAACCCGGGCCGCGGGTCATACTGTGTTGGGGTAGACTCCAGATTTAATCAGGGGATCATCCTCAGCCACTGCTCCTCGTCCGTAGTGTATTGGGCATCCGGGACATTCTCTCACCAAAATGTAGATCCCAGCGATACCGGCTTGACCAGCTACAACCAAGTTGATAACAATCAAGAGCAATACTACATATATTCCACACCGAATGATGAATCACTTTCTATATACACTTTGATAGAGATTTCTGGTCAGATAAAGGCTCATGTTTGGAATGAAAGCCTACAGCGCTGGCACCAATTCTACACCCAACCCATGGACCCATGTAGTGTCCAAGCTGCTTGTGGACCTTTCACCATCTGCACCAACAACAACGCAAACCTGTTGTGTGATTGTATGAAGGGATTCTCTGTCAAGTCACCTGCGGAATGGGATCTTGACGATACAACAGGAGGTTGTATGAGAAATAATCCACTAGATTGCACAACAGACAAATTCTTGCCCGTACCTGGTGTCACATTGGCCTATAACCCTTTACATATGGAAGTGATGCCTGATGCTAGTGGCTGTGCGCAAGCTTGTGCCAATGACTGCTCTTGCACTGCTTATTCCTATAGTACTAGCACAGGGTGCTCTATCTGGCGTGCAGAATTGCTCAATACTGTGGCGAGTACCACTGCTGGAGAGATTCTCTACCTTCGCCTTGCCGCCAAGGATTACTTGGATATCTTGAGAGAGAACAAAAGGTCTGTTAGAGTAGTTACTGCTGCAAGCATTGCGGGTTCCGGGACAATAATGATGCTCATACTTGTAATATTGTTCATTATTTGGAGGAGAAAACATGAGTATGGTTTGCCATCAAGTAACACCCAAGATTGTGTTGGGATTAGAACCTTCAGATATAGTTATTTACGTTATGCTACAAAACAATTCTCTGAAAGGCTAGGAGGGGGTGGATTTGGTTCTGTATACAAAGGGCTTCTAAGTGACTCGGACATCACTATAGCAGTCAAAAGATTGGATGGGGCACGTCAGGGAGAGAAGCAATTCAGGGCTGAGGTGAGTTCCATAGGTTTGATCCAGCATATCAACCTGGTAAAATTAATTGGTTTCTGTTGTGAAAGTGACAAGAGGTTACTAGTGTATGAGCACATGTCCAATGGTTCTCTTGATGTTCATCTGTTTAACAGTAAAGATATTGGTCTAGATTGGAGCACAAGGTACCATATTGCCACAGGAGTTGCAAGAGGATTGTCCTACTTGCATGAGGGTTGCCGTGAATGCATCATACACTGTGATATTAAGCCAGAGAATATACTTTTGGATGCAACATTTGTTCCTAAAGTTGCAGATTTTGGGATGGCAACAATTGTAGGAAGGGACTTTAGCCGTGTTCTGACCACATTTAGAGGAACTGTAGGCTATCTTGCCCCAGAATGGATAAGTGGAGAAGCTATTACTCAAAAAGTCGACGTCTATAGCTTTGGAATGGTACTACTAGAAATTGTATCAGGAAGGAGAAATTTACCTAAAGCAGACACTTCTGACAATTATCAGACTTCTTATTTCCCTATGCAAGCCATCACCATGCTTCATGGTGGAGATATGAATAGTTTGGTAGATCCACTATTATGTGGTGAGTTTAACTTGGAAGAGGCTATAAGAGTATGCAAGGTTGCATTTTGGTGTATACAAGACAGTGAATTTGATCGTCCCACAATGGGTGAAGTGGTTCGGGCGCTTGAGGGTCTACAGGAGCTTGATATGCCCCCGATGCCAAGACAACTTGCAGCTATCACAAAATGCTAGCTTTGATGCAACTTGGAAACATTAGCTTTCTTTCTGCTTGTCTTTTTGTTTCTCTACTTTTGTTCGCTAGCAATGTTACACAATAACTGTACCAAAGCATCATGTGATATGAATATCTGTTGTAGTGGATGGTGATTTATATGCATAGATTGAAGGAGAAGTTGGTATATATGTGAAAAACCAAAACTGATCCTGGATGCATATGGACccggtatgtataaaacatattttAAAAACTTAAAAAAattaggattttttttttttgcatgtagAGGGACATGTTTTATGTGTGCACGTAAAGTTTCACATAAAACCAGCAAATTTTGTACCCTGTGTAAAAAGACAAATAATGTCTCGGGAAAGAAACATTTTAGCTCCAAAAATTCGTGTTTTTTACACAGGGCACAAAACATATCGGTTTTTGCTTAAAATAACTTTATCAGCATGTAACGTGTCAAGATATACACACGAaatttttatttatattttttgaCATTTGTAAATATGTTTAaaatgcatttcaaataaagggtgcatatgcacccgggtgcaGAAACTCCCCGTCCATATGTATGCCACTATATTCATATAGAAGTGTCTTGATATATACTATAGAATGCAACTTATAAAGGATGGTAGAAGCAATTTATAAGGGGCATTTTTTAGTACATACTATCAATAGATGTGATGAAAGTTGCAACAATAGATATACATATGGAACCGAGCTCCATGTCGTCCCGGTAAACTCATAAGGATGCTTCCTTCCTTATAAACTACTCCTCCGTTCCAATGAGTAAGGCGTGCATGCTTTTTAAGATTTGTCTTTACTAAGAATTAAATCATATATAAGGAGTATTTTATATAGAATTGGCACCACTATAAAGTGTTTTTCAATAAAATCTAACTATGTACAACATAATCGAGATACTCTTGCTCAATTAGTTTGGTCAAAATTTATTTTAAAATACCATGCGTCTGTGAAAACGGACTCTAGGCAGTACATACGGTCTAAGATCATGTGACATACCCATGGCATGTCACGTTGTAACATGCCCTTGCATCTACCATCCAAAATTCATCTGATGGATAAAAGTGGCCCAAAGTAAAATACACGTCGCTACTCCAAAACGACACTGCCTTGAATTACTTTTTCATCTTTGGCTCTTTTGCCATCGCTGCTCCAAAACTTCATATTACCTCTTTTTCAAAATATAGTTTTAGGACGCTACGGCGTTGGAAAGTCATGGCTTGTGCCATCGTAATATTACATACGAGTCCGGGAAATAAGTATGTGAGTGCTACCAAGTACGGTATCAGTACAAGTACAAGATGTAGCCAAGTTTAGCCCCTCGCTCTAGAAGTAAAGACCTACTTCTACTTCTATTATTAATTTTATACTGGGTACAAGATGTATCTAAGTTTGGCCCCTCGCTCTAGAAGTAAAGATCGACTTCTACTACTTCTACTTGTGTGTACCAACTAATATACTGAAGGTTCCTAGTCAAGCTCCCGTTGCCGTATGTGCGAGTAGCAATGCGGCAGCCCCTACGTCGATCGTGCATGAAACACGCGCCCTGAGGCATGCAGGAGTGGGCCTGACCTTGTCGGTTCCTACCGCCGTGGCGTCGAGCAAGCTTCCTGGCAGCCCAGCCACTATGCCGGTCGGCCCAGCGACGCTGGCCAGCAGCCCACGCAGAGCACGGCCTTCTATGCATGGCCCTTCTAGCCCCATACATACTCGGCGTTGAACGTGCACACATTGATCATCGGGACCAAAGTGAATGCTTCACCCTTCTCGTTCCCTTCGGTTTTGGATTTTGGAACTCCAATTCAACGTACTACTAATGCTCAACATGAGGGTATTTCTGATGGTTCTACTTTGGCTCATGGGATTAATGGTATGGGGATGGGAACACCATTTTTTCACGAGCAAATTGTTGCTTTTGGTGGCATCAATGAGGAgcctttgggggggggggggggggggcggtcaAGTAGACGTTTGTGTGCTCAACCCAATTCTTATGCGACACAGCTAGAGAGGGAGATGATGATTGCTAAGAGACGTGATAACATGCCTATGATAGGTATGTGTAACCTACATCTTTGGTTTCATTTTCCGATGGTCAGATTATTGAGAACTCCATTTCGTTGGGAAATTCTCATTCAGAGTGTATTGCATCTGCTAAGTTAATTAAAGACATTGCGCTTGGGCGTACCTTAACTATGTTAAAAAAAATGGTGATGAATCGTTTAATAATAATGAAAATGCATCACTTTGCTTCGCGGTTTATCGTGCCCCTCCAACCTTTGTGAGGATTTTTGAGGATGACGATATTTTAGAGGGTGACGAAGCTCATGACCTACGTTCTTTTGTTGTTAAAGGTAGGAAAGTTCGTAAAGAAAAGGTCGTATGATAAGAAAAATGTGCGGAGGAGTAATCGTATTAGAATCAAAAATTTGAAATCTTAATGATTAATCTTAAAGGAATTGCGTGGAATAGTGAAGGGTTTAAGGATCCAGGGAAACACCTGTTTGTTAAGGAATCAATTAGGGAATATGACCTAGATTTTATTGCTTTATTAGAAACAGGACGGTCTAATTTTGCTATACCGTTCCTTCGGGATTTGGCCGCTGGTAAGGATTTTGCCTGGTATTGTCTGCCGCCAATGGGCGTTTAGGGGGAATTCTTGTAGGAATCAATACTAATACTTTAAAGGTTAATAGAGTGGATAGTGGAGACTTTTGCGTTGAATTCTCTATTAAATCAAAACTGGATCGGTTTGAATGGTTGTTTGTGTCTGTGTATGGGGCGGCGCAAGATAAGTACAAACATGAGTTTCTTGCAGAGTTGGTTAGGATGTGCGAGGCAGAAAATTTACCTATGCTATTTGCTGGTGATTTTAATACTTTGAGGAGACCTGTGGAGAAAAGTAATGATAACTTTAATTCTCGTTGGCCTTTTATGTTTAATTCCATCATTGAGAATTTAAATTTGCGAGAGATTGTTCTGTCGGGTCGACAATTTACTTGGGCTAGAATAAGAGCGAATCCTACCTATGAAAAATTGGATCGAGTCCTAGCTAGTGTCGAATGGGAACAAAAATTTCCATTGGTTTCTGTTTGGGTGTTGACTCGTTCTGGATCTGACCACACACCCTTACTGATAGACGTTGGGCGTTAAGCTCATGTTGGTAACAAGACCCGCTTCACTTTCGAGTTATCTTGGCTAGAGCGAGAGGGTTTCCATGATTGGTAGCAGCCGAATGGGCTGCTGTCCCACTTGGAAAAAATCCTATTCAAACTTGGCATAATAGGATTAGACATTTGCGTCGATTCTTGCGTGGCTGGGCCAAAAGTTTATGCAGgaaatataaaaaataaaaagaagaactTCTTGCTATCATTGATGTTTTGGATATTAAGGCAGAGACCATTCTATTGTCGTGTGATGAGCGTAATGAGTTAAAGATGGCTAATGAAAAACTAAATAAGCTTAGACAAGAGGAAGAGTTAAAGTGGGCTCAAAGGGCTAAAGTGAAGTCCTCCGAGGAGGGAGGAAATAATACTAAATATTTTTACCTAATTGCTAACTGGAagcatagaaaaaataaaaaagattCAGCTAGAGCAAGATGAAGGTACTATTATGGGAGATGATAATCCCAGGGCTTATATCACGGAATACTATTTAAAAAAACTTGTTGGAGTCCCAATCTCAGTTCTGTTATTTTGAGTGAAGATAGAATTGAGGATATTCCGCAATTGTCAGCGGATGAGAATAGCTTATTAATTGTGGATTATTCGATGCATGAAATTTGTAAGGGTATTTTTCAGATGGAACATAACAAATCTCCGTGCCCCGACGACTTCCCTGCTGAGTTTTATCAGCAATTTTGGGATGTCATCAAAACTGATCTTATGGCACTATTTGAGTGCTTCAGAAAGGAGGGTTGCCTTTGTTTAAACtaaaatttggagttatcactctCCTCCCAAAAAAGATAAAATGCTACCCAGATTCAGCAATATAGACCAATTTATTTGCTGAATGTgagtttcaattttttttattaAAGTGGAGACAAACCATATTTCTGATGTGGCTCAGAAAGTGATTGGACCTACGCAGACATCGTTTATCCCAAGGAGACATATATTAGAAGGTGTGGTAGTCCTTCATGAGACGATACACGAAATGCATAGGAAAAAACTTAATGGGTTATTTTTAAAAATACTTTGGAAAGGCTTATGATGAGGTGAAATGGCCTTTTCTGCAGCAAGTTCTGCGTATGAAGGGTTTTGACCCTGTTTGGTGCGACAGAATAAAACATTATGTGCAAGACGGGAGTGTGGGAATTAGGGTAAATGATGATATTGGCCATAATTTCCAAACTAGGAAAGGCTTGCGGCAAGGTGATCCACTGTCCCCGATCCTTTTCAATATTGCCGCTGATATGTTGGCTATTCTTATTGCTCGTTCCAAAGAGGATGGTAAAGTTGGGAGTTTGTTACCAAATTTAATTGACAAAGGAATTTCTATACTTCAATATGCGGATGATACGATTTTATTTATGGAACATGATACTGCCAAGGTTATTAATATGAAACTCATCCTATGTATTTTTGAACAACTTTCGGGACtaaaaattaacttccataaaagtgaaatTTTCTATTTTGGTGAGGCCAAAGATATGAAGCACCAATATAAAATATTTTTGGGATCCTTACCATTCAAATACTTGGGTATTCCTATACATTATAGAACACTCCAAAATACGGAATGGAACCTTCTTGAAAGTCAATTTGCGTCTAAGCTAGGCTGTTGGCATAACAAAAGATAGACTTGTCCTGATTAATTTTGTACTTACAAGTCTGCCTATGtttatgtttttttttgaaatcCGAATTTGGGTAAGAAATAGGCTTGATTATTATCGCTCAAATTTCTTTTGGCAATCCAATGAGAATAAGAAGAAATATAGATTGTTGAAATGGAGTATTTTATGCAGACCCAGGGATCAAGGTGGGTTAGGAATAGAGGTACTTGAATTAAAGAACAAATGTCTACTCATTAAATGGCTATTTAAACTCCTTTCAGAGAAAGGAATGTGGCAGCAATTGCTACACAAGAAATACATCAAAAATAAAATTCTGGCACAAGTTGAAGCTAAACCTAATGGCTCGCCCTTTTAGAAAGGTCTCACGCATGTCAAGCATGAATTTTTTAAGCGGACTTTTTTTTCAAAGTTGGTAATGGGACGAGTGTGAGGTTCTGGGAGGATGTTTGGATGGGGCACTTGCCTCTATCTCAGCAATATCCGACTTTATATATCATGGTTCAACATAAAAATGTTCTTATATCTACGGTACTTGCTACTGCGCCTTTGAATATTTCTTTTCGAAGAGGTCtgaatgaaaaaaaaaatggTTGCAATGGATGCATCTCTGCCAGCGGCTTATGACAATTAATTTGTCAACTAAACTCGATACGGTTTTGTTTGGAAACTTACTGATTCGGGTTTATTTTCAGTCAAGTCTATGTACCTTGATTTGATGAATGGACATACTATTTTCCTTCGTAAATATATGTGGAAATTAAAGATCCCTTTCAAAATTAAGATatttatgtggttccttagtaaTAAGGTGCTTTTTACTAAGAATAACTTAGCAAAACGGAAGTGGAATGgttgtcaaaaatgttgtttttgtgattctGCGGAAACACCATTAATCATTTTTTTATTGGCTTCCCTTTTGCAAAAATTATATGGCGCATGGTCTATCTTTCTTATAACATTCCTCCACCaactaatattactaatatgtttggcaaATGGCTTAATAGTGTGCGAAAGAACGATAAAGAGAAGATTCGTAGTGGCGTTTCCACACTTTGTTAGTCTATTTGGAGAAGTAGGAATGATATTATATTTAATAAATAAACtggaactaattttttgcaggttaaccGGCAAGCTGCTCATTGGATTCAACAATGGGTTTTCCTTCTCCCGCCGGATCAGCGGGAGGATACGGTTActggatgc
It includes:
- the LOC127314599 gene encoding G-type lectin S-receptor-like serine/threonine-protein kinase At2g19130; this encodes MPPHYIQLVLFLLVSLHNTASRCCDATANDVHTLTAGQAVDKLVSRNGKFALGFFTSGSSTTASKSSADNTTTASNWYLGIWFNKIPDFTPVWIANRDEPITHPADLKLQISRDGNLVVLDHIGAAETPVWSTDIINTASKNSSNSTIAVAVLTNNGNLVIRHASDPSQQVWWQSFDYPTDVFLPGSKLGRNKVTGLNRVFISKKNRINPGRGSYCVGVDSRFNQGIILSHCSSSVVYWASGTFSHQNVDPSDTGLTSYNQVDNNQEQYYIYSTPNDESLSIYTLIEISGQIKAHVWNESLQRWHQFYTQPMDPCSVQAACGPFTICTNNNANLLCDCMKGFSVKSPAEWDLDDTTGGCMRNNPLDCTTDKFLPVPGVTLAYNPLHMEVMPDASGCAQACANDCSCTAYSYSTSTGCSIWRAELLNTVASTTAGEILYLRLAAKDYLDILRENKRSVRVVTAASIAGSGTIMMLILVILFIIWRRKHEYGLPSSNTQDCVGIRTFRYSYLRYATKQFSERLGGGGFGSVYKGLLSDSDITIAVKRLDGARQGEKQFRAEVSSIGLIQHINLVKLIGFCCESDKRLLVYEHMSNGSLDVHLFNSKDIGLDWSTRYHIATGVARGLSYLHEGCRECIIHCDIKPENILLDATFVPKVADFGMATIVGRDFSRVLTTFRGTVGYLAPEWISGEAITQKVDVYSFGMVLLEIVSGRRNLPKADTSDNYQTSYFPMQAITMLHGGDMNSLVDPLLCGEFNLEEAIRVCKVAFWCIQDSEFDRPTMGEVVRALEGLQELDMPPMPRQLAAITKC